A single Nostoc sp. PCC 7107 DNA region contains:
- a CDS encoding DNA-3-methyladenine glycosylase gives MTACIDAAWLSRPSTLLASELIGCTLVRQMPDGSILRGLIVETEAYAADDPAMHAYRSRTTRNQVMFGAAGKAYVYLIYGVYHCLNVVTDQDGVASAVLFRALELEQVPIWIDHKDKLKPHRIAAGPGKLCRALKIDLTLNAALLQFGQPLWLEHRHPEFQQRLEKGNLTLIQTTRIGLTKGVDLPWRWYLLNSSAVSKKG, from the coding sequence ATGACTGCTTGCATTGATGCAGCTTGGCTGAGTCGTCCCTCAACTTTACTGGCATCTGAACTTATTGGCTGTACTCTAGTACGACAAATGCCAGATGGTAGTATTTTGCGAGGACTGATTGTCGAGACAGAGGCCTATGCAGCTGATGATCCGGCAATGCACGCTTATCGCAGCCGGACTACTCGCAATCAGGTAATGTTTGGTGCTGCGGGTAAGGCTTATGTGTACTTAATTTATGGTGTTTACCACTGTTTGAATGTTGTCACTGACCAAGATGGAGTCGCTAGTGCAGTGCTTTTCCGTGCCTTGGAGTTAGAGCAAGTACCTATCTGGATTGACCATAAAGACAAACTAAAACCTCACCGTATTGCGGCTGGGCCAGGTAAACTTTGCCGCGCTTTGAAAATTGATCTGACATTGAATGCAGCACTTTTACAGTTTGGTCAACCACTCTGGTTAGAACACCGCCATCCTGAGTTTCAACAAAGGCTAGAAAAAGGAAATCTCACTTTAATTCAAACTACCCGGATTGGTTTAACCAAAGGAGTAGATTTGCCTTGGCGTTGGTATTTATTGAACAGTTCGGCTGTATCTAAAAAAGGATGA